A portion of the Stigmatella aurantiaca DW4/3-1 genome contains these proteins:
- the argH gene encoding argininosuccinate lyase — MSAQAIGRLARGPHPVLFELLYEPHFVSDRAQVLPHLLRIDAAHVVMLARRGILAPEPAARLLSLNRELAHRLASGEELFPPPPSHRGLYLLYEGEYISRLGGEVGGAAHVARSRNDINATVTRMRLRPALAEVLRQGMLLASQLERLGVAHAQTLMSAFTHLQPAQPATFGHYLGGVLSELLRTLDWIAGAYDTLNRCPMGAAAGVGTSFPIDTTIVAELLGFESPLGNSLDAVGSRDYVVQVLSGLALLGTLLTRMSADLQTWASSAYGFLGWPDELVSTSSIMPQKRNAFVLENIRGQAVKATGFLMNTLMGLKSTSFTNSVEVSSEATSPVWPALEAARTALVLMELLMSNVIVQPEPMRRFLVGQDTTMTALADHLVARHGLAFRTAHDVVGRLVNLKREPELTPQAARGLLEPLLATTLGREVSLDEAELAQVLEPEGCVRAAAYGGGPAPEAVRAHLATLGQARERLQQRVQGWKARLEAADEALAAASAAGVSSTA, encoded by the coding sequence TTGAGCGCTCAGGCCATTGGCCGGCTCGCGCGCGGCCCCCATCCCGTTCTGTTCGAGCTGCTGTACGAGCCGCACTTCGTTTCCGACAGGGCGCAGGTGCTTCCCCACCTGCTGCGCATCGACGCGGCCCACGTGGTGATGCTCGCGCGCCGGGGCATCCTCGCGCCCGAGCCCGCCGCGCGCCTGCTGTCGCTCAACCGGGAGCTGGCGCACCGCCTGGCCTCGGGCGAAGAGCTGTTTCCACCCCCGCCTTCCCACCGTGGGCTCTACCTCCTCTATGAGGGGGAGTACATCTCCCGGCTGGGCGGCGAGGTGGGCGGAGCGGCCCACGTGGCGCGCAGCCGCAACGACATCAACGCCACCGTGACGCGCATGCGCCTGAGGCCCGCCCTGGCGGAGGTGCTGCGGCAGGGCATGCTGCTGGCCAGCCAGCTGGAGCGGTTGGGCGTGGCGCATGCGCAGACGTTGATGAGCGCCTTCACGCACCTGCAACCGGCCCAGCCGGCCACCTTCGGCCACTACCTGGGCGGGGTCCTGTCCGAGCTGTTGCGGACGCTCGACTGGATCGCGGGGGCCTATGACACCCTGAACCGCTGCCCCATGGGCGCAGCGGCGGGCGTGGGCACCTCCTTCCCCATCGACACCACCATCGTGGCGGAGCTGCTGGGCTTCGAGAGCCCGCTGGGCAACTCGCTGGATGCGGTGGGTTCGCGGGACTACGTGGTCCAGGTGCTCAGCGGGCTGGCCTTGCTGGGGACGCTCCTCACCCGGATGTCCGCGGATCTTCAAACGTGGGCAAGCTCGGCCTATGGCTTCCTGGGCTGGCCGGACGAGCTGGTGAGCACCAGCTCCATCATGCCGCAGAAGCGCAATGCCTTCGTGCTGGAGAACATCCGGGGCCAGGCCGTGAAGGCCACGGGCTTCCTGATGAACACGCTGATGGGGCTCAAGAGCACGTCCTTCACCAACAGCGTGGAGGTCAGCTCCGAAGCCACCTCCCCGGTGTGGCCCGCCCTGGAGGCGGCCCGGACGGCGCTGGTGCTCATGGAGCTGTTGATGTCCAACGTCATCGTCCAACCGGAGCCCATGCGGCGGTTCCTGGTGGGCCAGGACACCACCATGACGGCGCTGGCGGATCACCTCGTGGCGCGGCATGGGCTCGCCTTCCGCACCGCGCATGACGTGGTGGGCCGGTTGGTGAACCTCAAGCGCGAGCCGGAACTCACCCCCCAGGCGGCGCGCGGCCTGCTGGAGCCCCTCTTGGCCACCACGCTGGGCCGGGAGGTCTCCCTGGACGAGGCGGAGCTGGCGCAGGTGCTGGAGCCAGAGGGCTGTGTGCGCGCCGCGGCCTATGGCGGCGGCCCCGCGCCCGAGGCGGTCCGCGCCCACCTGGCCACGCTGGGGCAGGCGCGCGAGCGGCTCCAGCAACGGGTGCAGGGGTGGAAGGCGCGGCTGGAGGCCGCGGACGAAGCTTTGGCCGCGGCGAGCGCCGCGGGTGTCTCCTCGACGGCTTAG
- a CDS encoding aminoacyl-tRNA deacylase gives MSSTAVNEGSDRLKQYLATQTVEASLVRPGQEMPTVPLAAAALGVSAGQIVKSILFEGKKDRGVIVLAIAPGDVRVSAGKVGSAAGVSQLKLASPDTVLRATGYAVGGVPPVGHATQVSVVVDSRVLEHPFVFGGGGDEHHMLRITPQDIVRLTAARVADVVAEPEPRPAS, from the coding sequence TTGAGCAGCACAGCGGTCAACGAAGGCAGCGATCGGTTGAAGCAGTACCTCGCCACGCAGACGGTGGAAGCCTCCCTGGTCCGGCCCGGCCAGGAGATGCCCACGGTGCCCCTGGCGGCGGCCGCGCTGGGGGTCAGCGCCGGGCAGATCGTCAAGTCCATCCTGTTCGAGGGCAAGAAGGACCGCGGGGTGATCGTCCTGGCGATCGCCCCGGGGGATGTGCGCGTCTCCGCGGGCAAGGTGGGCTCCGCGGCGGGCGTCTCGCAGCTCAAGCTGGCTTCACCTGACACGGTGCTGCGGGCCACGGGCTATGCGGTGGGGGGCGTGCCGCCGGTGGGACATGCCACCCAGGTCTCCGTGGTGGTGGACTCCCGCGTGCTTGAGCACCCCTTTGTGTTCGGCGGGGGAGGGGATGAGCACCACATGCTGCGCATCACCCCACAGGACATCGTCCGGCTCACGGCCGCGCGTGTCGCCGATGTGGTGGCGGAGCCGGAGCCGAGGCCCGCCTCTTGA
- a CDS encoding GHMP kinase encodes MAMAPVTCGELVQGVLGGRDFLITSPIELHSKVSIELSPEWEDVRVESDHNYGKTMKAVSLLLRTLGAKHLGARMRVDSPVPRSKGLASSTADLAAALHACADALGQTLPPHLVARIAADIEPSDALFYPGSVIYDHIRGEVLEFLGTPPPLAFVIIDTGGEVDTLGFDRERARAHARASQSQMLRAVDLVRQGFRRQVPVLVAEGATLSARLHQEVLHKPWLEELLRATRELGVLGINCGHSGTVLGLMFDPTRHDGASIAQRAEEITGPGRLLGIHRLISGGTRLVQCSREGLSRPQEQSLGTMGEPLARFPVQGGVVLEFEQGPERRRVFVHPDGKRAVEPPELLEGLFEVHPAPVLREGDAWEMTVSKLSEEEGGVRYLPKASVAGVSPVPRLLPKALFEAAFVSQGDVYVRRVRIMRLGAGQVTYEAQDGSLTVLPVPLFFAAFQRVLAAGMDNVVSLAGVQDLSHRRPAGDQT; translated from the coding sequence ATGGCCATGGCGCCGGTGACGTGCGGAGAGCTGGTACAGGGAGTGCTGGGGGGGCGAGACTTTCTCATCACGAGCCCCATCGAGCTCCACAGCAAGGTGTCGATCGAGCTTTCGCCGGAATGGGAAGACGTCCGGGTCGAGTCCGATCACAACTACGGCAAGACGATGAAGGCCGTGAGCCTGCTGCTGCGGACCCTGGGGGCGAAGCACCTGGGGGCCCGGATGCGGGTGGACTCCCCGGTGCCCCGCAGCAAGGGGCTGGCGTCGAGCACGGCGGATCTGGCCGCCGCGCTGCATGCCTGCGCGGATGCGCTGGGGCAGACGTTGCCCCCTCACCTGGTGGCGCGCATCGCCGCGGACATCGAGCCATCGGATGCGCTCTTCTACCCGGGCTCGGTCATCTATGATCACATCCGGGGCGAGGTGCTCGAGTTCCTCGGGACGCCCCCGCCGCTGGCGTTCGTGATCATCGACACGGGAGGCGAGGTCGATACGCTCGGCTTCGACCGGGAGCGGGCCCGGGCACATGCGCGTGCGTCCCAGTCGCAGATGCTCCGCGCGGTGGACTTGGTGAGGCAGGGCTTCCGCCGCCAGGTGCCCGTGCTCGTCGCCGAGGGGGCCACCCTCAGCGCGCGTCTCCACCAGGAGGTGTTGCACAAGCCGTGGCTGGAGGAGCTGCTGCGGGCCACGCGCGAGCTGGGCGTGCTGGGGATCAACTGCGGCCACAGCGGCACGGTGCTCGGGCTGATGTTCGATCCGACCCGGCACGATGGGGCCTCCATCGCTCAGCGGGCCGAGGAGATCACCGGTCCTGGGCGGCTGCTGGGCATCCACCGGCTCATCTCGGGCGGTACACGGCTCGTGCAGTGCAGCCGCGAAGGGCTCTCCCGGCCGCAGGAGCAGTCCCTCGGTACGATGGGCGAGCCCCTGGCGCGGTTTCCGGTGCAGGGTGGGGTGGTGCTCGAGTTCGAGCAGGGGCCCGAGCGGCGCCGCGTCTTCGTGCACCCGGATGGGAAGCGGGCCGTGGAGCCCCCCGAGCTGCTGGAGGGGCTGTTCGAGGTTCACCCCGCGCCGGTGCTGAGAGAAGGCGACGCGTGGGAGATGACCGTCTCGAAGCTCTCCGAGGAGGAGGGCGGGGTGCGGTACCTGCCCAAGGCCAGCGTCGCGGGGGTGAGCCCGGTGCCTCGCCTGCTGCCGAAGGCGCTGTTCGAGGCGGCTTTCGTCTCCCAGGGGGATGTCTACGTCCGCCGGGTCCGGATCATGCGGTTGGGGGCGGGGCAGGTCACCTATGAAGCCCAGGATGGCTCGCTCACGGTGCTGCCGGTGCCGTTGTTTTTCGCCGCCTTCCAGCGGGTGCTCGCCGCGGGGATGGACAATGTCGTAAGCCTCGCCGGTGTGCAGGACCTCTCGCACCGAAGGCCAGCAGGAGATCAGACTTGA
- a CDS encoding DEAD/DEAH box helicase, protein MGTVSNSTLPQEGMASRGEAGAGRCDFPPGGIDGATSPSTVKETSAADNTFESLGLLPPLVEALSALGYEEPTPIQRAALPPLLEGKDLLGIAATGTGKTAAFSLPLLQRITPGAHAPFTASALVLVPTRELAMQVAEAIHRYGQKLGISVVPLYGGQVISQQLRVLKRGVDVVVATPGRALDHLQRKTLKLEQVRVVVLDEADEMLDMGFAEDLEAILSSTPEKRQTALFSATLPPRIASIAERHLREPVRVRIAREKVESGELPRVRQTAYIVPRAFKVATLSRVLDVEAPTAAIVFCRTRTEVDELTLSLNGHGWRAHALHGGMSQEQRDRVIKQLKSHSADLLVATDVAARGLDISRLSHVVNFDVPNAPEAYVHRIGRTGRAGREGVAITLVEPREHRLLRNIEKLTGQRIEVATVPTVADLRAKRLEVTRASLREALVAGGLDSYRGLVEGLAAEFDVMEVAAAAVKLLQEARDEGHAQNEEEIPVVPPPSEKRGRTERPSRGAPPPERRGKAEAPPSERPRPPEKGAPRRGTSPDWDITRLYIGAGRRVGIRPADLVGAITGEAGLESSQVGAIQIADTFSLVEVPEAYANQIVTALRQATLRGRKVTVRRDRG, encoded by the coding sequence ATGGGGACAGTTTCCAACAGTACCTTGCCCCAGGAGGGGATGGCGAGCCGGGGGGAGGCGGGCGCCGGGCGGTGTGACTTCCCCCCAGGAGGCATCGACGGTGCTACAAGCCCGTCCACCGTGAAAGAAACCTCCGCCGCCGATAACACTTTTGAGTCGCTGGGCCTCCTGCCCCCCCTCGTCGAGGCGCTCAGCGCCCTGGGGTACGAAGAGCCCACGCCCATTCAGCGCGCCGCGCTTCCGCCCCTGCTCGAGGGCAAGGACCTGCTGGGCATCGCCGCGACGGGGACGGGAAAGACGGCGGCCTTCTCCCTGCCGCTGCTCCAGCGCATCACCCCGGGGGCCCACGCGCCCTTCACCGCCTCCGCGCTCGTGCTCGTGCCCACGCGGGAGCTGGCCATGCAGGTCGCCGAGGCCATTCACCGCTACGGCCAGAAGCTCGGCATCAGCGTGGTGCCCCTCTATGGCGGCCAGGTGATCAGCCAGCAGCTCCGGGTGCTCAAGCGAGGGGTGGACGTGGTGGTGGCCACGCCGGGCCGGGCGCTGGATCACCTCCAGCGCAAGACGCTCAAGCTGGAGCAGGTGCGCGTCGTCGTGCTCGACGAGGCGGATGAGATGCTCGACATGGGCTTCGCCGAGGATCTGGAGGCCATCCTGTCCTCCACGCCCGAGAAGCGGCAGACCGCGCTCTTCTCCGCGACGCTCCCCCCGCGCATCGCCAGCATCGCCGAGCGCCACCTGCGCGAGCCGGTGCGCGTGCGCATTGCCCGGGAGAAGGTGGAGTCGGGCGAGCTGCCGCGCGTGCGGCAGACGGCTTACATCGTCCCGAGGGCCTTCAAGGTGGCCACGCTCAGCCGGGTACTCGATGTGGAGGCCCCCACGGCGGCCATCGTCTTCTGCCGCACCCGCACCGAGGTGGACGAGCTCACCCTCTCGCTCAATGGCCACGGCTGGCGGGCGCACGCGCTCCACGGCGGCATGAGCCAGGAGCAGCGCGACCGGGTCATCAAGCAGCTGAAGTCCCACTCGGCGGATCTGCTGGTGGCCACGGACGTGGCGGCGCGGGGGCTCGACATCAGCCGGCTGTCCCACGTGGTGAACTTCGATGTGCCCAATGCCCCCGAGGCCTATGTGCACCGGATCGGGCGCACGGGCCGGGCCGGCCGCGAGGGCGTGGCCATTACCCTCGTGGAGCCCCGGGAGCACCGGCTGCTGCGCAACATCGAGAAGCTCACCGGCCAGCGCATCGAGGTGGCCACGGTGCCGACCGTGGCCGACCTGCGGGCCAAGCGCCTGGAAGTCACCCGGGCCTCGTTGCGGGAGGCCTTGGTGGCCGGTGGGCTCGACTCTTACCGGGGGTTGGTCGAGGGGCTGGCCGCCGAGTTCGACGTGATGGAGGTGGCCGCCGCGGCCGTGAAGCTGCTTCAGGAAGCCCGGGACGAGGGGCACGCCCAGAACGAGGAGGAGATCCCCGTCGTGCCCCCGCCCTCCGAGAAGCGCGGGCGGACCGAGCGGCCTTCGCGCGGCGCGCCTCCCCCCGAGCGGCGTGGGAAGGCCGAGGCGCCGCCCTCGGAGCGGCCCCGTCCCCCGGAGAAGGGCGCGCCACGGCGCGGGACCTCCCCCGACTGGGACATCACCCGGCTGTACATCGGCGCCGGGCGGCGCGTGGGCATCCGCCCAGCGGATCTCGTGGGCGCCATCACCGGCGAGGCCGGGCTGGAGTCCTCGCAGGTGGGCGCCATCCAGATCGCCGACACCTTCTCGTTGGTGGAAGTCCCCGAGGCCTACGCCAACCAGATCGTCACCGCGCTGCGTCAGGCCACACTCAGGGGCCGGAAGGTCACCGTTCGCCGGGACCGGGGGTGA
- a CDS encoding histidine phosphatase family protein has protein sequence MPRISLVRHGQASFGSDRYDRLSALGERQSVLLGQHLRRIGFHADAWLSGSLDRQRSTLAAVLRGLEVASSTDFHEGFNEYDHEAILGAYLPRVMADRGLTPQELNPLLGDNRLFQGIFAQVMKHWIDGTPHERPPFETWKAFQARIHASLERLAHSGHERIVVVSSGGPISLAVQAALDLSIEKTLALNWSIYNASVTELKMRKGELLLAGFNNVAHLQLAGEEGLLTYR, from the coding sequence ATGCCCCGCATCTCCCTCGTCCGCCACGGCCAGGCCTCCTTCGGAAGCGACCGGTACGACCGCCTCTCCGCCCTGGGAGAACGCCAATCGGTCCTGCTGGGCCAGCACCTGCGGCGCATCGGCTTCCACGCCGATGCATGGCTCAGCGGCTCCCTGGACCGGCAGCGCTCCACGCTCGCCGCCGTGCTCCGGGGGCTGGAAGTGGCCTCCTCCACGGACTTCCACGAGGGGTTCAACGAGTATGACCACGAGGCCATCCTCGGCGCCTACCTGCCCCGGGTGATGGCGGACCGGGGGCTCACCCCCCAGGAGCTGAATCCCCTGCTCGGAGACAACCGCTTGTTTCAAGGCATCTTCGCCCAGGTGATGAAGCACTGGATCGACGGCACCCCACACGAGCGCCCCCCCTTCGAGACGTGGAAGGCCTTCCAGGCCCGCATCCACGCCAGCCTGGAGCGGCTGGCCCACTCCGGTCACGAGCGCATCGTCGTCGTCAGCTCGGGAGGCCCCATTTCGCTCGCCGTGCAGGCGGCCCTGGACCTGTCCATCGAGAAGACCCTCGCGCTCAACTGGAGCATCTACAATGCCTCGGTCACCGAGCTGAAGATGCGGAAAGGCGAGCTGCTCCTGGCCGGCTTCAACAACGTGGCCCACCTCCAGCTCGCCGGTGAGGAGGGGCTGCTCACGTACCGCTGA
- a CDS encoding DUF6232 family protein: MSESLARPVALPSAENTLFQADGVLVTTERLVAGGRAWPLGEVLRVEAIHRAPRVIPLLVLLGASMMLGLPAVMTVMASSEALGPEVYAAALGCLGVVAFGSIAGLLVAQDDYWLVLRTRRSELRVFHSRDRQHISRLAQGVSEAIQAARLRS; encoded by the coding sequence ATGAGCGAGTCCCTCGCGCGCCCGGTGGCACTCCCTTCGGCGGAGAACACGCTGTTCCAGGCAGATGGGGTGCTCGTCACGACCGAGCGGCTCGTGGCGGGGGGCCGCGCCTGGCCTCTCGGGGAGGTGCTGCGCGTGGAGGCCATCCACCGCGCGCCCCGGGTGATTCCGCTGTTGGTGCTCCTGGGGGCGAGCATGATGCTGGGGCTCCCCGCGGTCATGACCGTCATGGCCTCTTCGGAGGCGCTCGGACCCGAGGTCTACGCGGCGGCCCTGGGATGTCTGGGGGTGGTGGCGTTCGGCTCCATCGCGGGGCTGCTGGTCGCCCAGGATGACTACTGGCTGGTGTTGCGGACGCGGCGAAGCGAGTTGCGCGTCTTCCACAGCCGGGATCGCCAGCACATCTCCAGGCTCGCGCAAGGAGTGAGCGAGGCGATCCAGGCCGCGCGGCTTCGCTCCTGA
- a CDS encoding OmpA family protein encodes MRSSLLPWILIALSASACATKSAATVSNEGLSGPTTPRPPPAPVAEKPSVPDEDADGASLAFGPIYYELDSTTLRPESRETLERLAEALRRRPGARVTISGHTCELGTTEYNLALGQRRAAMAKDYLVKLGVGPGNVAVVSYGEESPAVLGSGEEVWSRNRRSEFNLSVAQARMDAR; translated from the coding sequence ATGCGTTCTTCCCTGCTTCCCTGGATCCTGATCGCGCTCAGCGCGAGTGCATGTGCCACGAAGTCCGCGGCCACCGTCTCCAACGAGGGCCTTTCGGGCCCCACGACCCCCAGGCCTCCTCCCGCCCCGGTGGCGGAGAAGCCCTCTGTTCCGGACGAGGACGCCGACGGGGCGTCCCTGGCGTTCGGACCCATCTATTATGAGCTCGACTCCACCACGCTGCGGCCCGAGTCGCGGGAGACGCTCGAGCGGCTCGCCGAGGCGCTGCGGCGGCGGCCCGGGGCGCGGGTGACGATCTCCGGACACACCTGTGAGCTGGGCACGACGGAGTACAACCTGGCGCTCGGGCAGCGGCGGGCCGCGATGGCCAAGGACTACTTGGTGAAGCTCGGCGTGGGGCCGGGCAACGTCGCGGTGGTGTCCTACGGAGAGGAGAGCCCGGCGGTCCTGGGGAGTGGGGAGGAGGTCTGGTCCCGCAACCGCCGCAGCGAGTTCAACCTCTCGGTGGCCCAGGCGCGGATGGATGCGCGCTGA
- a CDS encoding sigma-54-dependent transcriptional regulator has protein sequence MSTQARILVVDDHLEMGRMLQEPLSDEGYEVELATRGAEAIRLVRSRPFDAVLSDLRMEEVDGFDVLAAVQAVDPEVPVLLMTAFGGVENAVEAMKRGAWHYFTKPFRLDEVLIYLRRALEDRRLRVENRTLRQVAGRSGLGALVGHSAAMRSLYELVERVAHSGASVLIRGESGCGKELVARALHTEGERAAEPFVAVNCTALPPALLESELFGHVKGAFTGATTARRGLFVEADKGTLFLDEIGDMPAELQAKLLRVLEDGEVRAVGADASRTVDVRIVAATHQELEARVREGRFRADLFYRLNVVTLRLPPLRERREDIPLLIEHFIARARGRNARSKVTGFSPEVIAALGGMPWPGNVRELENLVERLVVLVPRETVELADLKLHAPEVEPEAHPLVLAQEALWPLRRLEGEYITWVVARCGGNKTRAAELLGIDVSTIHRRDREKGSGNPPR, from the coding sequence ATGTCAACCCAGGCACGCATCCTGGTGGTGGATGATCACTTGGAGATGGGGCGCATGTTGCAGGAGCCCCTCTCGGACGAAGGCTATGAGGTGGAGTTGGCCACCCGGGGGGCGGAGGCCATCCGGCTCGTCCGCTCGCGCCCGTTCGACGCGGTGCTGAGCGATCTGCGGATGGAAGAGGTGGATGGCTTCGATGTGCTGGCCGCCGTGCAGGCGGTGGATCCCGAGGTGCCCGTGCTGCTGATGACGGCCTTCGGGGGCGTCGAGAACGCCGTGGAGGCGATGAAGCGGGGCGCCTGGCACTACTTCACCAAGCCCTTCCGGCTGGACGAGGTGCTCATCTACCTGCGCCGGGCGCTGGAAGACCGGCGGCTGCGCGTGGAGAACCGCACCCTGCGCCAGGTGGCGGGGCGCAGCGGGCTGGGCGCCCTGGTGGGCCACAGCGCCGCCATGCGCAGCCTGTACGAACTGGTCGAGCGGGTGGCCCACTCGGGGGCCTCCGTGCTGATTCGAGGCGAGAGCGGGTGCGGCAAGGAGCTGGTGGCGCGGGCGCTGCACACCGAGGGGGAGCGGGCCGCCGAGCCCTTCGTCGCGGTCAACTGCACGGCGCTCCCGCCGGCGCTGCTGGAGAGCGAGCTTTTTGGCCACGTGAAGGGCGCCTTCACGGGGGCGACCACGGCCCGGCGAGGCCTCTTCGTCGAGGCGGACAAGGGGACGCTCTTCCTGGACGAGATTGGAGACATGCCGGCCGAGCTCCAGGCCAAGCTGCTCCGGGTGCTGGAGGACGGGGAGGTCCGGGCGGTGGGCGCGGACGCCAGCCGCACGGTGGATGTGCGCATCGTGGCCGCCACCCACCAGGAGCTGGAGGCCCGGGTCCGCGAGGGCCGCTTCCGGGCGGATCTCTTCTACCGCCTGAACGTCGTCACCCTGCGGTTGCCGCCCCTGCGCGAGCGCCGGGAGGACATTCCCCTGCTCATCGAGCACTTCATCGCCCGGGCCCGGGGGCGCAACGCCCGCTCGAAGGTGACGGGCTTCTCCCCGGAGGTGATCGCCGCGCTGGGGGGCATGCCCTGGCCGGGCAACGTCCGCGAGCTGGAGAACCTGGTGGAGCGGCTGGTGGTGCTCGTGCCGCGGGAGACGGTGGAGCTGGCGGACCTGAAGTTGCACGCCCCCGAGGTGGAGCCGGAGGCGCACCCGCTCGTTCTGGCACAGGAAGCCTTGTGGCCGCTGCGCCGGTTGGAGGGCGAGTACATCACCTGGGTGGTGGCCCGCTGTGGAGGCAACAAGACGCGGGCGGCGGAGCTGCTCGGCATCGACGTTTCGACCATCCACCGTCGCGACCGGGAGAAGGGAAGTGGCAATCCGCCACGCTAG
- a CDS encoding two-component system sensor histidine kinase NtrB, giving the protein MRHTLVPIFLLCVALASVGAGVLTVVRHNRAELVRQFTVDRQAQLTEATRGVTDALEQIGEDLSFAGELLSQPGPLEDHRRELKALLEVVGQFKAIAVYDEQGRERLRLVDRRAEPRVAQGALFPRMAELVPQALGSPPGDITSSPPLGEVGGPWLRILATSISPEGGGQGGVVAVLVDMESFFLPLRIVTSDSEARLLLIGAHGRPSPASDPVLADWYQRVSENTRAMAQYALLAEKMRKGEQGTLLLGEQEASRLGLGSAEAVATFTPIPLKGGSHWSAATLVSTAALRSHERGLVLRLSLAALLVALFLVAFGVYVVVAQRRAVALRESRRHADRLAHLHDKTQKILDHIPTGVLALTAEGRVSAVNQPLRARLPPSAIGSPLASTFPQAPEPVVARLGALVEAAVGESRVRSLLGEPLTLFGEEGQYNLHAVPLEARDPEVRTLLVIEDLSSVRALETQLLRAEKLATVGVLAAGIAHEIGTPLGVVRGRAEYVLGKLGPAHPQAAGVGVIIDQIDQVSRTIRQLLDFSRLQPAVARPVALSTLLRDVYELLHLEAERQQVVLELDLPEGLPLLAADPDQLQQVLVNLVLNACDACSAGGKVHLAAAAPDGSSMGAWGFVTLSVRDDGCGIPVESRNQVFDPFFTTKKRGQGTGLGLAIVAQIVRNHGGRVELESEPGHGTCFTLLWPVAGSAIGEERHVNPGTHPGGG; this is encoded by the coding sequence ATGCGCCACACGCTGGTTCCCATTTTCCTGTTGTGCGTGGCGCTGGCGAGCGTGGGAGCGGGCGTCCTCACCGTCGTCCGGCATAACCGCGCCGAATTGGTGCGGCAATTCACTGTGGATCGGCAGGCGCAACTCACCGAGGCGACGCGGGGGGTCACGGACGCGTTGGAGCAGATCGGCGAGGACCTGAGCTTCGCGGGAGAGCTGCTTTCCCAGCCCGGTCCCCTGGAGGATCACCGCCGGGAGCTGAAGGCCCTGCTGGAGGTCGTCGGGCAATTCAAAGCCATCGCGGTCTATGACGAACAGGGCAGGGAGCGGCTCCGCCTGGTGGATCGGCGCGCGGAGCCCCGGGTGGCCCAGGGGGCGCTCTTTCCCCGGATGGCGGAGCTGGTGCCCCAGGCGCTCGGCAGTCCGCCGGGAGACATCACCAGCTCGCCGCCGCTCGGGGAGGTGGGGGGCCCCTGGTTGCGCATCCTGGCCACCTCGATTTCCCCGGAAGGCGGCGGGCAGGGCGGGGTGGTGGCGGTGCTGGTGGACATGGAGTCCTTCTTTCTTCCCTTGCGGATCGTCACCTCGGACTCCGAGGCGCGCTTGCTGCTCATCGGCGCCCATGGCCGCCCCAGCCCCGCGAGTGATCCCGTGCTGGCGGACTGGTACCAGCGGGTGTCCGAGAACACCCGGGCCATGGCCCAATACGCCTTGCTTGCTGAGAAAATGAGGAAGGGGGAGCAGGGCACGCTCCTGTTGGGGGAGCAGGAGGCGTCGCGGCTGGGGTTGGGCTCCGCGGAGGCGGTGGCGACCTTCACGCCCATTCCGCTCAAGGGCGGGAGCCATTGGTCGGCCGCCACGCTGGTGTCCACGGCCGCGCTGCGCTCGCATGAGCGGGGGCTCGTGTTGCGGCTGTCGCTCGCGGCATTGCTGGTCGCGCTCTTCCTGGTCGCCTTCGGCGTCTACGTCGTGGTGGCCCAGCGCCGCGCGGTGGCCCTGCGGGAGAGCCGCCGGCACGCGGACCGGCTCGCGCACCTGCACGACAAGACCCAGAAGATCCTCGATCACATTCCGACTGGGGTGCTGGCGCTCACCGCCGAGGGGCGGGTCAGCGCGGTGAATCAGCCCCTGCGGGCCCGGCTGCCCCCGAGCGCCATCGGCTCCCCGCTGGCCTCCACGTTTCCCCAGGCCCCCGAGCCGGTGGTGGCCCGGCTGGGCGCGCTCGTGGAGGCCGCGGTGGGCGAGTCCCGGGTGCGCAGCCTGCTGGGCGAGCCGCTCACGTTGTTCGGAGAAGAGGGGCAGTACAACCTCCACGCCGTGCCGCTCGAGGCGAGGGATCCCGAGGTCCGCACCTTGCTGGTCATCGAGGACCTGAGCAGTGTCCGGGCCCTGGAGACCCAACTGCTGCGCGCCGAGAAGCTCGCCACCGTGGGGGTGCTCGCCGCGGGCATCGCCCACGAGATTGGCACGCCCCTGGGGGTGGTGCGGGGCCGCGCCGAGTATGTGCTCGGCAAGCTCGGCCCGGCGCATCCGCAGGCGGCGGGCGTGGGCGTCATCATCGATCAGATCGACCAGGTGAGCCGGACCATCCGCCAACTGCTGGACTTCTCGCGCCTGCAACCGGCGGTGGCGCGGCCCGTGGCGCTGAGCACGCTCCTGCGCGACGTCTACGAACTGCTGCACCTGGAGGCGGAGCGGCAGCAGGTGGTGCTGGAGCTGGATTTGCCCGAGGGGTTGCCCCTGCTGGCCGCGGATCCCGATCAGCTCCAGCAGGTGCTGGTGAACCTGGTGCTCAACGCGTGTGATGCGTGCAGCGCCGGGGGGAAGGTGCACCTGGCCGCGGCGGCCCCGGATGGCTCCTCGATGGGGGCGTGGGGCTTCGTGACGCTGTCCGTGCGGGACGATGGGTGTGGCATCCCCGTGGAGAGCCGCAACCAGGTGTTTGATCCGTTCTTCACGACGAAGAAGCGCGGGCAGGGCACGGGGCTCGGTCTGGCCATCGTCGCCCAGATTGTCCGCAACCATGGGGGCCGGGTGGAGCTGGAGAGCGAGCCGGGCCATGGAACCTGTTTCACCTTGCTGTGGCCCGTGGCCGGGTCGGCGATCGGGGAGGAGCGGCATGTCAACCCAGGCACGCATCCTGGTGGTGGATGA